TAATGGATTGTGTTCTATCTGCAAGTAACATATAAGCAGCTTTTTCTAATCGAAGTCGTTTAATAAAACTATAGAGGCTCTCGCCTACAATGCCTGAAAAAATACGTTGAAAATGATATTCACTAAAGTGTGCAATATTCGCTAGCTCTTTTATCGTTAATGTTTGACTTAAGTGCTCTTCAATATAATCTTGCACTTGATTGATTGGTTTTTGATAAGGGTTTATCTCACGATTATGCATATGTATTCTCCCTATTTTTATTTCATCATATCATATCGTTGATGCGCTTATCAATGCTTGAACCTTATTTCTTTATATAACCGATACGCATAAGTTCTCCTCCTTGATCGCCTCCTTTTGGACCAAGCTCTATCAGATAGTCGCAGTTTTTTATCATCATAGGATTATGCTCAATAATGATAAGCGTCGCTCCTCTTGATTTTAGTCGTTTTAAAACCGCTATGATTTTTTGAGTATCTTCATCACTTAACCCCGTTGTCGGCTCATCCAAGATATATAGTGTTTGAGATCCGCGTTTTTTAACTAGTTCCTTTGCGAGTTTTATTCGTTGTGCTTCTCCACCTGAGAGCGTCGTTGCACTTTGTCCCAGCTTTAGATATCCTAAGCCAATTTGATCGAGTGTTAAAAGATACTGAAAAATCCTATCGTCATGTTCATAAATTTTCAACAACTCTTGAACCTCAACGTCAAGGATATCACCTATGGACATACCTTTTTCTTTTATATTTAGGATGTTGTCCGCGTATCGCTTTCCATGACATTGGCTACAGGGTATATATATATCTTCCATGTAATGCATATTCACAGCCACTTCGCCAAGCCCTTTACACTTCGGGCATTGTCCTTTTGTAGAGTTAAAACTAAAGCTTGCCTTTGTCAAACCTTGAGCTTTTGCTTGTTGCGTACCGGCATAGCGTTCACGTAGCAATTCAAAGACACCGGTATATGTACCTGGTGTGGAGCGCGGATTGCTTCCTATAGGACTTTGGTTGACATAGCATACCTGCTCATATGCTTCAAGTCCAACAACCGCCTCTACTTCACCTGACGCTTCGACGGTTTTACCCATATGTTTTAATATAGCCGGATATAATGTTTTTGCAATCAGGCTACTCTTACCTGAGCCACTAACACCGATAACTGCTGTTAGTTGTCCTATAGGAATCGTCACATCAATATTTTTCAAATTATAGGTTGCAACTTTTTTCATCTGAATAGCTGCTTCTTGCTTCGTATACAATTTAATATCTTCTATTACTTTTACCTCAGCAGACATTGTTTTAGGATGTCTATGTTCTAAAGGAACATTCGAGACAATCTCTCCACCATAAACCCCTGCTCTAGGTCCCATTACAAGATGAACATCTGCAATCTCCAAGAAGCTTTTCTTATGTTCAACAATAAGTATTGTGTTATCTTGTCTTTTTAGCTCCAACAGTGTCTCCATTAAAAATTGATAGTCTTTTGGATGTAACCCCTTAGAAGGTTCATCCATAATATAGGTAATATTACTAAGCCCTGAACCCAATTGACTAGCCAACTTAAGCCTTTGAGCCTCACCGGCAGAGAGGCTTGGTATGCTTCTGTCTATGGAAAGGTAACCAATACCCACATCCAATATACGCTTTAAACGCCGATTCAGTTGAACAAAAAGCTTCTTCGTTTGCTCCTGTTGGTTATGTGGTAAATGCATATACATATGATGGCACCATGTGTGGAGTTCATCACTACTTAACTTAATCACCTTCACATATCGATCTCCCATAATATGCACTAATCGTCCTTCCGGTTGTAACCGTTCTCCTTGGCATTCACTACATATTTGTTTCGTCATATATCGTTGCACTTGTGCATTGGTTTTTGATGAACTTGTCGAGTGCATCAAGCGCTCAATTAAAGGTATAGCTCCCTCTACAGGTCGAACAATCGTTCCGCTACGTCCTTTAGCATTTTTATAATCCAAACGAACGTTTCGACCATTCGATCCGTGAAGCATTTCTTGTTTAAATCGCTCCGGCAATTGATTATATGCAAGTTCTAAATCAACATCTAGATCCGCTGCCAATGCCAGCACTTCGCCTCGAATCCAATTAGCATTTGGATTTTCTCTATGTTTTCTTAAGTTACCATATAGTGATGACGCCCCATCAAGCAAAGATTTTTCTGGCGCTTCAACGATTTTAGATGGATCAATCCCCATCTGCATGCCTAAACCTTTGCAAACAGGACACATATAATCAGGATGGTTCGAACTAAATAGTTGCGGTGTTCGATCAAAGAAAACCTCACCGCAGGATGAGCAAACATTACCTGCATCAATTTCATGGTGACATATCGGACATATACGCTGTCCGATAATTGAAAAAATCAACTTGAGAATATCACCAATTTTTGTAACACTTCCAACACTTGACCTCGGATTTGCTCCTAAAGCTTTTTGATCGATTGCAATAGCTGGCTGTAAACCAGTGATATTATCCACGTAGCGATCCGATAGGGCTACATCCCCCATCGGATTTGATAAAATAAGATCCATAAATTGTCTTTGACTTTCTGCATATAAAATATCGAATGCCAAACTGGATTTTCCACTGCCGCTGACCCCTGAAATCAGCGTAATTTTATTTTTAGGTATTTTAACGGATAGATTTTTCAAATTATGAATATGTGCATTATGAATCTGAATATTCTTGGAATCCTCTTCATGTTCATCCAAAGGAATCTGTTCAAGATCCATGGATAGTTTCTTGAATTTTAAAACCTTTGTTTGCATTGGTCTTGCATCAACCTCTTTAGGCTGTGCAAAGGTTTTTTTCTTTGTCCAATGCGAAACCCAGCTAGGTACACCGGCACTCTTAATACAATCCATTGAAGGTTGATAAAACATCACTTGTAATATTTTACTTCCTATAAAGCCATCAAATCCTATAATCTCAATGAAGCCATCATCATGCCAAACATTATTCACACGAACAAGCGTCGACCCTATCGGATTTGGGCGGACTGGTGAACGTGTAGCAAATACGCCTGTACGGGGAGCATGGTTATACGGTGGCATGCATGTCCTGATTTTTCGAAAATTATCTCCATCAAAGCGATCAAACCACCATAAAACACGTAAGCAGTCTCCTTGTTGAATGTGGTGGATATTTGTATCCGTCTTATTTAATTGAATCCCCATACGCTTGCCATAACGCATGTATTCACCAATGGAGTCCCCTTGGTAATTTATACAAAATCGTTGGACAGGTTCTTTGGCTTCCTCAATAACTTCCTCAATTGAAAAATACGGCTTAATATCAACTAATTCTCCTTTAAACTCATGATTATCCATTGTAACTTTAAAAAGAATCTCAGCTCTATCTAGAGAAATATGAATAATTTCAACACTATAGACTTCAAGTCGGTTATTTGAACGCATGAATAATATACAGTGAGAAAAAAGATCTAGTTTAGTCAATGCTTTGCTATACCCATCTTCCAACTTAAGAATTCCTTCTTGATGTTTACTTTTTCGTTTTACACTTCCTATTTTTAACCATTTCATAAAAAAAGCCCTCCTTATCGACATCCATTATATCAATAAGAAGGGTTAAAGACTTTTCCATTACTGCTATTTTCTACTCAAATACTTTTTTCATTGCCCTTGGCTGATCTGTTTTTTTAAGTATCTTAAATTCTTTGAATACAAGAATCCAAGTCCAGATACATATAATCAAATCTATGCCAAACGCCCCTACATATACTGCAAAAACTCCAAAAAACCTTGGCAGTATTAGCATCAACGGAATGTAGAAGACAACTTGGCGTGCAATACCTATTAAAGAAGCTACATTTCCTTTATTAATTGCCGGGAAAAATGTCATTGCCATAAAGATAACAGGTAATATAGGTAGCAGTGACATAAATAATCGAAAATTCATAAGATCACTGGCTAAAAAGGTGCTTTCCGGCAACATTAGATGAAGGACATTGGCTGGTGCTATCATCATAATTAACCAAAACGGTAACAATAACAATGTTGCTACAACTGCAAACACATAAAAACTTTGAATGACACGACGATATTTTCCTGCCCCATAATTTATACCCACAGCTGGCTGCAATGCACGCATCAGTCCAAATACCGGAGTGAGCATAAATGTAAATATGCGATATGCAACTCCGTAAAAGGCCACATCACTATTGGTTCCATAGGCATTGAGGGCATTTAGCACTAACACCGCTTGAATCAATGTCATGACATTCATAATTAGTGAGGACATCCCCATTGATAAAATACTTTTAATAATCTCCGGATCACGTCGTATAGAAAATGGATTTGATTTGAAGGATGCCTTTTGACGGGCAAAGTAGATAAATGATGTCAATGTATATACAATCATTCCTATATTCGTTCCAATTGCTGCACCTTCAACGCCCATCTTAAACAGAACAATAAGGATATAATTGATAAGAATATTTACAACTAATCCGCTTCCCATCATGACTGCGGCGCGTTTCATTCTTCCTTCTGCCCGAATAATCATATTCCCTGCTAATCCAGCAATCCAAAAGAGTGCCCCATATAAAGTCACCTTAAAGTATGCCACACCATATTCAAGTGCTTCACCTTCTCCACCCATAAAAGCTACAAGTTGACGGGCAAAAATCAACGCTCCTAGGGTAAAGAAAAGACTAGTGATAAGGGTTAAATAATTGGCATTCCCCAAAAGTTTTCTCTGTGTAGCTTCATCATTTTTTCCAATAGCAATACTTAATGCTGAACCTGCTCCCACTCCGATAAGCGACCCTATTCCAAGCGTCATCTGCGTTAATGGATAAGCTAGGGACACACCTGCTAGTGCAGTCTCTCCAACATAACGTCCTACAAAAAACGCGTCAAAAACGGTGTTCATGCCATACAATACCATAGCGATAACAGCTGGCCAAGCCAGTCGAATACTGACTTTCCACATATTATCATGTAATATCTGTTGTTTTTGTGATGTCTGTTCCATTATGCTATATATCCTCCTTCACGATGTTCACATTCGATGGCTTCATGACGATTTTTCGCACAAGAGGCTCAAAGATTGTACGCAGCTGTTGTCGATTGGTTTCTAGTACTTTGGGCTCACGACTTGTGTTTTGCGCCATCATCATCCCATTCATCATACGACTGATAAACTTCAATTCATCGATACATATGTCCAAATCCACTTCAACACGCGACGTCAACCACTCAAAAAACTGTCTTTCTAAAGTCAAAAACACTTCCCATATTTCTTGATCATATAACATTTCACATAAGAACATTGTATAGATCCGCTTTTCATCTGTTTGATAAATAAATTTGTCCAAAATAGCTTCTGTGACCAGCGCAATATTTTCTTCATCTGTATTTTTTGGTTCTATCTGAAGCATATGCTTGTTATATTGCATATAAAATATATTGCCTTGGCGCATCATATCAATAAGAATCTGTTTTTTATCCGCATAATAGTGGTATACACCACCTTTTGATAATTCTGTATGTGCAATGATATCTTCCATCGTTGTTAAGGGATATCCTTTTTCTAAAAAGCTTTTTTGGGCTCCGGCTAAAATCTCTTGTATTCTCTCTTCTCGTGTTTTTCTTGTCTTTGCCATCATATCACTCCTTGATTATCCATTTTCAGATAACATATCATTATTGTTGCAACTGCGCCTTAAGCATTTTTGCAAATATAGAAGGACGCTCTCTAAGTGCCTGTGGATGTCCCATTTCTGCAATTTTTCCTTCTTTTAGTACAACGATTTTATCTGCACCTATAACTGTCCGCATACGATGGGCAATAATAATGACAGTTTTTTCTTTTATCAGCTCACCTAAGGCTTCTTGAATTTTTGTTTCATTTTCAGCATCTAAAGACGCTGTTGCCTCGTCTAGTAGAATAATCGGCGCATCTTTTAATATTGCACGTGCAATGGAAATTCTCTGGCGCTCTCCTCCTGAGAGCTTATCCCCGTTTTCCCCTACATGGGTATCATATCCTTGCGGGAACTTTTCGATGAATTCTTCACACCTTGCAAGACGAGCTGCTTCAATAACTTGCGCGTCCGAAGCATCCTTACGTCCCAAACGAATATTTTCCATAATACTGGAATTAAACAGTGTAACATCTTGAAACACAATGGAATAATTTGACAAAAGTGTTTCTGGATCTATTTTAGATATGTCCTGTCCCCCTAAGGTAATACGCCCCTTATCGATATCCCAAAAACGTGCGGCTAATTTAGCTACCGTACTTTTTCCTCCTCCTGAAGGTCCAATAAGGGCCGTAACTTCTCCTTGTTTGGCTGTAAAACTGATTTCATCTAAAACCGTTTGTTCCTCATCATACCCAAAGGATACCTTTTTAAATTCAATATCAAAGTGTTTGGGATAAAACTCAGCTATTCCTTCTTGTCGTGGCATCTTAAGCATCGATTTCATACGATCAATACGTACTTGTAAAAATAGTAGCGCTGCAAAGTTGTTTAACGCTTCTATAATCGGATTATAAATTCTTGAGGCAACCACCAAAAAGACAATAAAGGTAAACGTACTAATTTCCTTCGTTGAAAGCAGATATATCCCAACCAGCACAACACTTGGCAATCCAAGTTTAAGAACTACATAGGACATATTAATAAAAGCCCCAAGAAGCAGTTCTCCATGAATCAACAGTTCTTCAAGTTTGTCCAAACTCCTCACCATACGGCTTTTAAAATGCCCTTCGCGATTGTATGATTTTATCTCTTGTGCCGAGTCCAAGGATTCTTGCAATAAATCCGAGATGGTGCGCTTATGATCATAAAGCTTCTGATGTACCGATTCTTGAAATTTCTTAGACAAAGTAAAGACAATAAGCGCAACAGGAATAACCCACAACATCGCAACGGCCATTTTCCATTGATACATCATCAAGCTTATTCCAGCTAATACTATAGTAATTGCCGACGCATAAATTTGAGGTACATTATGTGAAAACATTGTTTCTACCTGAGTAGCATCTTCCATAATGGTTGAGGATAAGTCTGCAATATCCTTTTTCCCAAAAAAGGCTAACGGAAGTTTCTTTAATGTCTCTGCAAGATTTATGCGCATTTTTGCACTTTCTTCATAAGTGGTGCTAAATGTTGTATGATATTGAATATATGCTATTACAAACATCACACCAAAAGCAATAAGCGCAAATGCTACATAAAAGCCTATACTTCGCATCATCTGAGGATCTTCATTGTTTTGGATAACCATAATTGCATCTTCTAAAAAAGCAAAACCTAATATTGCCGGTGCAAAAAAACTTAAGTTCAGCAGTGCCGTCCAGAGTATAGCCCGTACTAATTGTTTGCTGCCTTCATAACTTAATGCGTATTTTTCTTGAAAAAATCTATACATTAACAACACCTTCTTCCTGTTTCTGCTCACTGATTTTCCATTCTAGGGATTGTTGATATTCTTGCCACATCTTTTCGTAGATCCCGTGTTGAGCCAGTAATTGTTCATGCTTGCCTGTTTCTACAATCTCACCGTCTTTTACCACAAGAATACGATCTGCATCTTGGACAGTTGTTAGACGATGTGCAATCATCAAGGTTGTTTTTCCATGGCTCAGCTCTTTTAGCGCTTGCTGTATAAGATGCTCATTTTCGGGATCTGCAAACGCTGTTGCTTCGTCTAAGATAACTATCGGAGCATCTTTGACAATGGCCCGTGCTATGGTAATGCGTTGCTTTTCTCCTCCCGATAGATACGTCCCTTTTGATCCTATAATCGTCTCCAGCCCTTGGTCTAGACCATCGATAATCTCTCTTGAGCGCGACATATCAATAGCACTATTTAGGGATTGTTCATCCAGATTAGTTTGACCAAAAGCGATATTATCATAAAGCGTCCCTTTAAAGAGTTGTGTGTTTTGGAAAACCAATGAGATATGATTCATCAGCTCCTCTTTTGGAATTTCTTTTATATTACGTCCGCCAATTAAAATCTCACCTTCTGTAACATCCCAAAATCGTGAAGCCAAACGTGCAATTGTTGTCTTTCCTCCGCCTGAAGGACCAACTAAAGCAACGGTCTCTCCTTGTTGAAGCTTAAAGTTCATCTTCTTAATAACCGGTTCTTTGGACGTCCTATATCCAAAAACAACGTCTTTGAATTCGATACTATATTCATCCAAAGGCTGCTTTGTCTTTTGGAAAGGCATCGTTTCATACTCAAGTAGTTTATCAAATCGATCAATGGCTTGTTCTGCAATTAGCGCATTTTGCTGAAAATGCATAGAACGCATCACTAATACGGTAAACATCGGTGATACTAGAAGATAAAAAATAAAGTCTGTCACTACCAGTTCTAAATTATGTCCTCGTCCCACGAGAAAAATAGCCATCGGAATCAAAAAAAACGCAACTGCTTGCATAATAACCGTATAGAAAACCATTGGTTTTTGGCAACTCAATGTATACGCATATACCATATCCTTATATCGTATAATACTGTCATAAAACCGTTTAAATGAAAATATACTTTGTCCAAATGTTTTTACCACTGGAATTCCACGGATATATTCTACGGATTCAGAACTCATCTCTTCCAAGGCATCATAATAACGTTCTTGAAAAGCTCTTCCCTTACCACCAATCATAAATCCCATTGAGAGAAAACCTAACACAATCGGCACCAATGAAGCTAATCCCATGCGCCAATCAATTGTCAAAATCAGTAGAATCAAAATAACCGGAGCAATAACGCTTCCTGCCATATCCGGAAGTTGATGCGCTAAAAACGAATGGGTCGTTGATGCTTGATCATCAATAATCTTTCGTATTTTTCCGCTGGAATATTCATCAAAAAATCCCAGTGGCATATCCATCATCTTTGTCATCCCTTGTTTTCGCATGCCTACCTCCACACGAAAAGCAGCTAAATGTGATGTTAATAAGGCAATAAAATAGATAAGTACTCCTGCAAATGCTGCTGCAAAAGTCATCCAAGCATATGTTTGAATGCTCCAACCTTCATTGGAAAAATCCGCCGCAAATATTCGCCTAATAATAATCCATATAAATACAAAGGGCAAAATATTTAATATTGCAGATAAGGCTGATAAAAAAAGTGACGTCGGAATCAAGATTTTTTTCTTACCCATAAATGGTGTAAACCGACGGATTAGAGATTTTTTTTGCTTCTTTTTCATACAATACTCCTTTACAATAAATACTTATGCATGAGGTCATCTTAGTTACCGACGTATACGTCGGTAACTGTTAAATTATTAAGGGAGAGAACTCCCTTAATTGATATTGATTTTCGTTATCATTCTAATCGTATTTTTTGTATTTGTCAAGTTTTTGTATTAATTTTAACAATAATTCATTTTACTTTTCTCTAAACCTTTCTACCTATTGACCATGTCCTAAAAAAGTTTCATACTAAATATATTGATAATCTATTTCATTTAACCTTGGTCCGGATTCAGAAGCTTCTGCATATGAACTATTCGACAAATTATCCGAAGGCGGCAAGGTCGTTCAGCCTCTACAAAAGGAATTCTGGGGAGCACTCTATGGATCTGTCACTGATCAATTTGGCATCTATTGGAGTGTGAATTTCCAATTGCCGGCAGAGTAATACTTACTGTAAGGGATGTATTTTGATTTTAGCCAATTTTTCTTCGTTTTTTATTAATTGTTTTTTTACAAATGGATTGCCATGGGATGGATACACTTTTTTATAATTCAGTGTTGCCATCTTCGTCCACGAATGTCTATATTCTTTTAAGTTCTCTATCCAAATAATGACATGATGGCGACTTGGCAATCCATTCATCGTTGCATCTCCACTAAATAAAACTTGCTGTTCAAAAAGTAACCCTATGGAATCTTTGGTATGTCCCGGTAGCTCGACAATTTTTGCCCCCAACTTGTTTTCAATCGCAGGTTTATTGTTCGCATCTGCAATCCAATAGCGTGTTGCAGCATTCACCGGCTGATATTGGTGCTTTCCTTTTCCAAACACTTTCATCAGCTGACAAAAGCCCCAAGCCAAACGACTACTACAACCACCTTCAAAGGAATTTTGCCCTGTCTTTAAGCGTGTGATGGCTTCAGGATGTAAAATAACTTTGGCATGGGTTTTTTCAAGTATTTGGTTTAAAAATCCGACATGATCATCGTGAGCATGGGTCAAAAACACGTAGCGAATATCCTCTAGCTTAATATGCTGCTTTTCTAATTTTTTGTAAAAATCTTCATACTGCTCTGCATACCCTGTATCAATCAACAAATACCCTTCCATAAGTTCTATAAGATATAGATTACTTATTCTATTGCCTAAGTTGATGACTCGCTCCTCAATGGGTTTTCGAAGTTCGTACATTTTTCTTAATTTTTCTGCTGTATCGCTATCTATGGCTAACAATTGTTGAATATAGTCATGAATGTTGACATACGGTTTAATCGAACTTCCAAAAAGTATGCTTTCCATTTGCTGGCGAATAATATGGGCATAGGCTAATTGATTTTCATTATCTACATGCTCAATAATCCAAAGGGTATCGACCAAACTATCATAAACTTTTTCTTTTGAAAAAGGCTTCTGTTCATAATCTGCTTTGATTTTTCCCAAAGCTTCAAGTGCTTCTGTTCCGGTCCGCGCCTTATCGATAACTTCCTTGGCGTGTCCAATAGCACACTGATTTCCTTTACACTGGGTACAATACGTGCCTCCCACACAAATTTTTGTCAGATCTTTATGGATATGCGCATAATAATCATGAAGCATTTTTGCTTGAAGTTTAAAGGCTGTCTGAATATTTTCTTGTCTTTGTTTTACTAACTTGCTCATCAAAAAAAGCACACTTAATGTTAATAACAAAACTGTTGGCACAACATAAATCGGTCGTAAGTAAGCTGTTGGAACGGATGTCGCTAATTTTTGCAGTCCAAAAAACATAAAAATAGTTGCTGCAAATACCTTGATTCCAAACTCAGGTATCTTGTCGCCCATCTTTTTACCTACAAAAATTCCCAACGCCCCTGTAGCAACCATTCCAGACACTGTTCCTACAAGAATAAGCAATGGATAATACGCATCCGTTGCCAATGTAATGGCTGTTAATTGTGTCTTGTCTCCGAGTTCTCCCAAGAAAAAAGCAAGTGCAACTGTTCCAATCGGTCCCATTTGAATAGTTGCTTCCTCTTCATCCTCATCTTCTTCTGTCTTTAGCGTCCATAAGGCAAATCCTACGAAAGCGATTCCTGCAATAATCTGCAACCTGTCTATCGGAATAAAATTAGACAGATAACTTCCGAGTAAGACCGCTAAGCCGTGGTTTAAAAACGATCCAATCGCTATCCCTACCAGAACTTTTTTTACTGGAAATCTTGTGGCAAATGCCATCGCAAGAATTTGAGTCTTATCCCCCATTTCCGCTACAAAAATCAATAAAAATGCTTGTACAATCTCTTGTGTCATCTTTCAAAGCTCCATTTCTTTTTTATTCATAAAGCGACAGCGTCGCATTATCTCATAGAGATATCATTCATCTTAGGAAAATTACCTTGGGCATAATAAAAAAGAGACTTACAGATTAAATAGTAGACTACACCATTTAATCTATAAGTCTCGCTCCATTAACATTCATTAACGTAAATAAGACCAGGATTGCTCCAGTATGTTGACCTTATTTTGGTTTCCCATAGCTACTCCCTTATAGAGTTCTATATCATTCTATCAAGTCATGCATTTATTGTCAATCTATTCACATAAAATAAATATATTGCGATTATACATTTCTGATTTTTTGTAAGAGCATCAGCACACTGATAACGGTAAATGTCGATCCCACAATGGTTAGTAATATGTCTTCCTCTGTCTTATTGGCAAACTTTGCCGCAACTTTTGCTCCCACAACTGCCGAAGCACTTGTAATTGCCATAGCCATGGCTAATAGTAACACATTAACAGATCCCATATGAAAAAAGTGAGATACTCCACCAGTTAGTGCAGTAAAAGTCATAATAAGTACCGATGTTCCAATTGCTGTTTTCATATCATAGTTTAACACACCTGTTAAAACAAATAAAATCATCAATCCTCCACCTGCTCCGACAATACCACAGACCAATCCTAAAAACAGTCCAAGAACAGAAGATAATACCATTGGGTTTATATCTAATTGCGATATTTTGCTGACTTTTTTTTCTTTTTTTTGAACAATACCATTTTTGGCATTTTTCCGCATTCTTAATCCATCTCTTAAGAACTTCAATCCTAGAAGAAATGTCATAAAGCCTCCGACGCCACCAAGTGCTTCATTGTTAAAAAAACTTGAAAGATAGCTTC
This sequence is a window from Vallitaleaceae bacterium 9-2. Protein-coding genes within it:
- a CDS encoding TrmO family methyltransferase, producing the protein MKWLKIGSVKRKSKHQEGILKLEDGYSKALTKLDLFSHCILFMRSNNRLEVYSVEIIHISLDRAEILFKVTMDNHEFKGELVDIKPYFSIEEVIEEAKEPVQRFCINYQGDSIGEYMRYGKRMGIQLNKTDTNIHHIQQGDCLRVLWWFDRFDGDNFRKIRTCMPPYNHAPRTGVFATRSPVRPNPIGSTLVRVNNVWHDDGFIEIIGFDGFIGSKILQVMFYQPSMDCIKSAGVPSWVSHWTKKKTFAQPKEVDARPMQTKVLKFKKLSMDLEQIPLDEHEEDSKNIQIHNAHIHNLKNLSVKIPKNKITLISGVSGSGKSSLAFDILYAESQRQFMDLILSNPMGDVALSDRYVDNITGLQPAIAIDQKALGANPRSSVGSVTKIGDILKLIFSIIGQRICPICHHEIDAGNVCSSCGEVFFDRTPQLFSSNHPDYMCPVCKGLGMQMGIDPSKIVEAPEKSLLDGASSLYGNLRKHRENPNANWIRGEVLALAADLDVDLELAYNQLPERFKQEMLHGSNGRNVRLDYKNAKGRSGTIVRPVEGAIPLIERLMHSTSSSKTNAQVQRYMTKQICSECQGERLQPEGRLVHIMGDRYVKVIKLSSDELHTWCHHMYMHLPHNQQEQTKKLFVQLNRRLKRILDVGIGYLSIDRSIPSLSAGEAQRLKLASQLGSGLSNITYIMDEPSKGLHPKDYQFLMETLLELKRQDNTILIVEHKKSFLEIADVHLVMGPRAGVYGGEIVSNVPLEHRHPKTMSAEVKVIEDIKLYTKQEAAIQMKKVATYNLKNIDVTIPIGQLTAVIGVSGSGKSSLIAKTLYPAILKHMGKTVEASGEVEAVVGLEAYEQVCYVNQSPIGSNPRSTPGTYTGVFELLRERYAGTQQAKAQGLTKASFSFNSTKGQCPKCKGLGEVAVNMHYMEDIYIPCSQCHGKRYADNILNIKEKGMSIGDILDVEVQELLKIYEHDDRIFQYLLTLDQIGLGYLKLGQSATTLSGGEAQRIKLAKELVKKRGSQTLYILDEPTTGLSDEDTQKIIAVLKRLKSRGATLIIIEHNPMMIKNCDYLIELGPKGGDQGGELMRIGYIKK
- a CDS encoding TetR/AcrR family transcriptional regulator, translated to MAKTRKTREERIQEILAGAQKSFLEKGYPLTTMEDIIAHTELSKGGVYHYYADKKQILIDMMRQGNIFYMQYNKHMLQIEPKNTDEENIALVTEAILDKFIYQTDEKRIYTMFLCEMLYDQEIWEVFLTLERQFFEWLTSRVEVDLDICIDELKFISRMMNGMMMAQNTSREPKVLETNRQQLRTIFEPLVRKIVMKPSNVNIVKEDI
- a CDS encoding ABC transporter ATP-binding protein: MYRFFQEKYALSYEGSKQLVRAILWTALLNLSFFAPAILGFAFLEDAIMVIQNNEDPQMMRSIGFYVAFALIAFGVMFVIAYIQYHTTFSTTYEESAKMRINLAETLKKLPLAFFGKKDIADLSSTIMEDATQVETMFSHNVPQIYASAITIVLAGISLMMYQWKMAVAMLWVIPVALIVFTLSKKFQESVHQKLYDHKRTISDLLQESLDSAQEIKSYNREGHFKSRMVRSLDKLEELLIHGELLLGAFINMSYVVLKLGLPSVVLVGIYLLSTKEISTFTFIVFLVVASRIYNPIIEALNNFAALLFLQVRIDRMKSMLKMPRQEGIAEFYPKHFDIEFKKVSFGYDEEQTVLDEISFTAKQGEVTALIGPSGGGKSTVAKLAARFWDIDKGRITLGGQDISKIDPETLLSNYSIVFQDVTLFNSSIMENIRLGRKDASDAQVIEAARLARCEEFIEKFPQGYDTHVGENGDKLSGGERQRISIARAILKDAPIILLDEATASLDAENETKIQEALGELIKEKTVIIIAHRMRTVIGADKIVVLKEGKIAEMGHPQALRERPSIFAKMLKAQLQQ
- a CDS encoding ABC transporter ATP-binding protein, translated to MKKKQKKSLIRRFTPFMGKKKILIPTSLFLSALSAILNILPFVFIWIIIRRIFAADFSNEGWSIQTYAWMTFAAAFAGVLIYFIALLTSHLAAFRVEVGMRKQGMTKMMDMPLGFFDEYSSGKIRKIIDDQASTTHSFLAHQLPDMAGSVIAPVILILLILTIDWRMGLASLVPIVLGFLSMGFMIGGKGRAFQERYYDALEEMSSESVEYIRGIPVVKTFGQSIFSFKRFYDSIIRYKDMVYAYTLSCQKPMVFYTVIMQAVAFFLIPMAIFLVGRGHNLELVVTDFIFYLLVSPMFTVLVMRSMHFQQNALIAEQAIDRFDKLLEYETMPFQKTKQPLDEYSIEFKDVVFGYRTSKEPVIKKMNFKLQQGETVALVGPSGGGKTTIARLASRFWDVTEGEILIGGRNIKEIPKEELMNHISLVFQNTQLFKGTLYDNIAFGQTNLDEQSLNSAIDMSRSREIIDGLDQGLETIIGSKGTYLSGGEKQRITIARAIVKDAPIVILDEATAFADPENEHLIQQALKELSHGKTTLMIAHRLTTVQDADRILVVKDGEIVETGKHEQLLAQHGIYEKMWQEYQQSLEWKISEQKQEEGVVNV
- a CDS encoding MATE family efflux transporter; protein product: MEQTSQKQQILHDNMWKVSIRLAWPAVIAMVLYGMNTVFDAFFVGRYVGETALAGVSLAYPLTQMTLGIGSLIGVGAGSALSIAIGKNDEATQRKLLGNANYLTLITSLFFTLGALIFARQLVAFMGGEGEALEYGVAYFKVTLYGALFWIAGLAGNMIIRAEGRMKRAAVMMGSGLVVNILINYILIVLFKMGVEGAAIGTNIGMIVYTLTSFIYFARQKASFKSNPFSIRRDPEIIKSILSMGMSSLIMNVMTLIQAVLVLNALNAYGTNSDVAFYGVAYRIFTFMLTPVFGLMRALQPAVGINYGAGKYRRVIQSFYVFAVVATLLLLPFWLIMMIAPANVLHLMLPESTFLASDLMNFRLFMSLLPILPVIFMAMTFFPAINKGNVASLIGIARQVVFYIPLMLILPRFFGVFAVYVGAFGIDLIICIWTWILVFKEFKILKKTDQPRAMKKVFE